From a single Parambassis ranga chromosome 2, fParRan2.1, whole genome shotgun sequence genomic region:
- the lipt1 gene encoding lipoyl amidotransferase LIPT1, mitochondrial — protein MMMSQLRKTLPLLRGGVQWAVSRTCSSLFMDSDSAGLVLQSQCTDVYQNLALEDWIDSNVDLQERSVLLLWRNQPAVVIGRHQNPWAECNLPAMRAAGIPLARRRSGGGTVYHDLGNLNLTFFASKKAYDRKRNLKVVTETLRRLQPGLDVQATDRFDILLNGHYKISGTASRLSRKSSYHHCTLLYAADRSALSAVLRPSCPGIQSNATPSVPSPVVNLKEHAPSLQWEELLGAVAQQYASEFGLSSSSVLVDPSDDSVFPGVDLLAAELRSWDWTFGRTPKFSVKTLLELTDDQLPARRSAQLCMEVKGGRIESCELDVPADWLPERLSGELSGVLVGERFCPHRAAAAVTALLRSESSELHGRLNKLCDAVVAVMG, from the exons atgatgatgtcacagctcAGGAAGACGCTGCCTCTCCTCAGAGGGGGAGTCCAGTGGGCCGTGTCCCggacctgcagcagcctcttTATGGACTCAGACAGCGCAGGCCTGGTCCTGCAGTCTCAGTGTACTGATGTGTACCAGAACCTGGCCCTGGAGGACTGGATCGACTCCAATGTGGACCTGCAGGAGCGCAGcgtcctgctgctgtggaggaacCAGCCTGCTGTGGTGATCGGACGCCACCAGAACCCCTGGGCCGAGTGCAACCTGCCGGCCATGAGGGCGGCGGGGATTCCTCTGGCCCGCAGGCGGAGTGGCGGTGGGACGGTCTATCATGATCTGGGAAACCTAAATCTGACTTTCTTTGCCTCCAAGAAGGCGTACGACCGGAAGAGGAACCTGAAGGTGGTCACAGAGACGCTGCGGCGGCTCCAGCCCGGGCTGGACGTCCAGGCCACCGACAGATTTGACATTTTATTGAACGGTCACTACAAGATCTCAG GCACAGCATCCAGACTCAGCAGGAAGTCGTCCTATCATCACTGCACGCTGCTTTACGCTGCCGATCGCTCTGCCCTCTCCGCCGTGCTTCGCCCCTCGTGTCCCGGAATCCAGAGCAATGCCACCCCCAGTGTCCCCTCACCGGTTGTCAACCTGAAAGAGCACGCCCCCTCTCTGCAGTGGGAGGAGCTGCTGGGAGCTGTGGCGCAGCAGTATGCCTCAG AGTTCGGCCTCAGCTCGTCATCCGTCCTCGTTGACCCGTCTGACGACTCGGTGTTTCCTGGTGTGGACCTGTTGGCAGCAGAGCTGCGTAGCTGGGACTGGACGTTTGGTAGGACGCCTAAATTCAGTGTGAAGACCCTACTCGAACTAACAGATGACCAGCTGCCGGCCCGTCGCTCTGCTCAGCTCTGCATGGAGGTAAAAGGCGGGCGGATCGAGAGCTGCGAGCTGGACGTCCCCGCCGACTGGCTGCCCGAGCGGCTGAGTGGCGAGCTGAGCGGCGTGCTGGTCGGAGAGCGGTTCTGTCCGCACCGCGCTGCTGCAGCCGTTACTGCGCTGCTGCGGTCTGAGAGCAGCGAGCTGCACGGACGCCTCAACAAGCTGTGTGACGCTGTGGTGGCCGTGATGGGCTGA
- the eif5b gene encoding eukaryotic translation initiation factor 5B, whose protein sequence is MGKKQKKSGEDSAKDDGIDIDALAAEIEGAGASKEPKGKKKKKGAKKEDFDEDDILKELEELSLENQGGKAKKAETAEDVEVEPPRPEKKKTRKGKKGGASPEDEEGDEGEGQVDGERNGEQKDKKKAPPAAPSVDSDDDSGSRSRLKTKGGKKGGKKMSVSDEEEEEGEKKEGGKEADESEEDEDFSSRRDKKKKNKGKAVKAESEEEEEEEAGEFKIKTAAQKKAEKKERDRKKKEEERLKKMKLKEKDVPTEAKKEPEKKTPEAPPPQTTPSVEETEEPTEGADAAAEDEAEGDKKKKDKKKKKGEKEEKEKKKGPSKATVKAMQEALALMKEKEEQAKREEEERQRRLEELEQQRLEQERLEQERKEKKKQKEKERKERLKKEGKLLTKSQKEARARAEATLKMLQAQGVEVPSKDSVPKKKPVYGDKRRKKPSAQTPEETSEVASPTSETPEPVAMETETPATEPAAEVKPDAAVDDWEAIASDEEKELKKVHIEVKEETTGPHQPAASEEEEDDDDEEEDDEEEDDEDEESEDNVEEEKEATPTTTAPAKKRAPSEDDSSESEDDDGRTKEERLYDRAKRRIEKRRAENLKNIDVNTLRAPVVCVLGHVDTGKTKILDKLRHTHVQDGEAGGITQQIGATNVPRETIEEQTKMVKNFDREGLKIPGMLIIDTPGHESFSNLRNRGSSLCDIAILVVDIMHGLEPQTLESINLLKEKKCPFIVALNKIDRLYDWKKSPDIDVVATLKKQKKNTKDEFDERAKAVIVEFAQQGLNAALFYENKDPRTFVSLVPTSAHSGDGMGNLIALLVELTQTMLARRLAHCDELRAQVMEVKALPGMGTTIDVILINGRLREGETIIVPGVEGPIVTQIRGLLLPPPLKELRVKSQYEKHKEVSTAQGVKILGKDLEKTLAGLPLLVAHREDEVPVLRDELVRELKQTLSSIKLEEKGVYVQASTLGSLEALLEFLRTSKVPYAGINIGPVHKRDVMKASAMLEHDPQYAVILAFDVKVERESQEMADSLGVRIFSAEIIYHLFDAFTKYREDYKKAKQDEFKHIAVFPVKLRILPQFIFNSRDPIVMGVIVDAGVLRQGTPLCVPSKGFVDIGVITSIELNHKSIECAKKGQEVCVKIEPIPGESPKMYGRHFEATDIIVSKITRASIDALKNWFRDEMQKSDWQLIMELKKTFEII, encoded by the exons ATGgggaagaaacagaagaaatccGGGGAGGACAG TGCCAAAGATGACGGCATCGACATTGATGCTCTGGCAGCAGAGATCGAAGGAGCCGGAGCCTCCAAGGAACCaaaagggaagaagaagaagaaaggagccAAGAAGGAGGACTTTGA CGAGGACGACAtcctgaaggagctggaggagttGTCTCTGGAGAATCAGGGAGGGAAGGCGAAG AAAGCAGAAACGGCTGAAGACGTGGAAGTGGAGCCTCCCagaccagagaagaagaaaaccagGAAGGGGAAGAAGGGCGGAGCAAGccctgaggatgaggagggcgATGAAGGTGAAGGCCAGGTAGATGGAGAGAGGAATGGAGAGCAGAAGGACAAAAAGAAg gcgcctcctgctgctccttctgtCGACTCGGACGATGACAGCGGCTCACGCTCTCGCCTCAAGACCAAGGGCGGGAAAAAAGGaggtaaaaaaatgtctgtgtctgatgaagaggaggaggagggcgagaAGAAAGAAGGGGGGAAGGAGGCAGATGAGTCCGAGGAAGACGAGGACTTCAGCTCCAGGAgagataagaagaagaagaacaaagggAAGGCGGTGAAGGCTgagagcgaggaagaggaggaggaggaggcgggagaATTCAAGATTAAGACAGCGGCGCAGAAGAAGgcggagaagaaggagagggacaggaagaagaaagaggaggagaggctgaaGAAGATGAAGCTGAAGGAGAAGGACGTCCCCACGGAGGCTAAGAAAGAGCCAGAGAAGAAGACGCCAGAGGCCCCGCCCCCTCAGACGACGCCGTCTgtggaagagacagaggaaCCAACAGAAGGGGCTGATGCAGCAGCGGAGg acgaAGCTGAGGgcgacaagaagaagaaggacaagaagaagaagaagggagagaaggaggagaaggagaagaagaagggacCCAGCAAGGCCACCGTGAAGGCCATGCAGGAAGCTCTGGCCCTGATGAAGGAG AAAGAGGAGCAAGCCAagcgagaggaggaggagcgacagcggaggctggaggagctggagcagcagaggctggagCAG GAGCGCCTGGAGCAGGAGCgcaaggagaagaagaagcagaaggagaaggagcgTAAGGAGCGGCTGAAGAAGGAGGGAAAGCTGCTGACCAAATCCCAGAAGGAGGCTCGAGCTCGGGCCGAAGCCACGCTGAAGATGCTGCAGGCTCAGG GTGTGGAGGTGCCATCCAAAGATTCTGTGCCAAAGAAGAAGCCGGTTTACGgagacaagaggaggaagaagcccAGCGCCCAGACTCCTGAAG AAACGTCAGAGGTCGCCTCACCCACCTCGGAGACTCCTGAACCTGTCGCCATGGAAACGGAGACGCCAGCCACAGAGCCAGCTGCAG AGGTGAAGCCCGACGCCGCCGTGGACGACTGGGAGGCCATCGCCAGCGACGAGGAGAAAG aGCTGAAGAAAGTCCACAttgaggtgaaggaggagaccACCGGTCCTCATCAGCCTGCCGCCagcgaggaggaagaggacgacgacgacgaggaggaggatgatgaggaggaagacgacGAGGATGAGGAAAGCGAGGATAacgtggaggaggagaaggaggcgaCGCCTACTACAACAGCCCCGGCGAAGAAGAGAGCGCCAAGCGAGGATGACAGCAGCGAGAGCGAGGACGACGACGGGAGGACGAAGGAGGAGCGACTGTACGACCGAGCCAAGAGGAGGATAGAG AAACGAAGAGCGGAAAACCTAAAGAACATCGACGTGAACACGCTCAGAGCGCCCGTGGTCTGCGTGCTCGGACACGTCGACACCGGCAAGACCAAGATCCTGGACAAG CTCCGACACACCCACGTTCAGGATGGCGAGGCCGGAGGAATCACTCAGCAGATCGGAGCCACAAACGTCCCCAGGGAGACGATCGAGGAGCAGACCAAGATGGTTAAAAAT TTTGACAGGGAAGGCCTGAAGATCCCCGGCATGCTGATCATTGACACACCTGGACACGAGTCCTTCAG taacctGAGGAACAGGGGCAGCTCTCTGTGCGACATCGCCATCCTGGTGGTGGACATCATGCACGGCCTGGAGCCTCAGACGCTCGAGTCCATCAACctgctgaaggagaagaagtgtCCCTTCATCGTGGCCCTGAATAAG aTCGACCGTCTGTACGACTGGAAGAAGAGTCCTGACATCGACGTCGTCGCCACtctgaagaagcagaagaagaacacgAAGGATGAGTTCGATGAGCGCGCCAAGGCCGTCATCGTGGAGTTTGCCCAGCAG GGTCTGAACGCCGCCCTGTTCTACGAGAACAAAGACCCCCGCACCTTCGTGTCGTTGGTTCCTACGTCGGCTCACAGCGGCGACGGGATGGGAAACCTCATCGCCCTGCTGGTGGAGCTCACGCAGACCATGCTGGCACGCCGGTTAGCGCACTGTGATGAGCTGCGAGCTCAGGTCATGGAG gtgaaaGCTCTGCCCGGCATGGGGACCACGATAGACGTCATCCTGATTAACGGGCGGCTGCGAGAGGGAGAGACCATCATCGTCCCGGGGGTGGAGGGACCAATCGTCACGCAGATCAgagggctgctgctgccgccgcctcTGAAGGAGCTCAGAGTTAAG agccagTATGAGAAGCACAAAGAGGTGTCGACGGCTCAGGGCGTGAAGATCCTGGGCAAGGACCTGGAGAAGACGTTGGCggggctccccctgctggtggcTCACAGGGAGGACGAAGTCCCTGTGCTGAGG GACGAGCTGGTGCGGGAGCTCAAACAGACGCTGAGCTCCATCAAGCTGGAGGAGAAGGGCGTCTACGTGCAGGCGTCCACGCTGGGATCGCTGGAGGCGCTGCTGGAGTTCCTGCGCACCTCTAAAGTCCCT tacGCTGGGATCAACATCGGTCCAGTTCATAAGAGAGATGTGATGAAGGCGTCGGCCATGTTGGAGCACGACCCGCA GTACGCCGTGATCCTGGCGTTCGACGTGAAGGTGGAGCGGGAGAGCCAGGAGATGGCGGACAGTCTGGGAGTTCGGATCTTCTCGGCTGAAATCATCTACCACCTGTTCGACGCGTTCACCAAGTACAGAGAGGACTACAAGAAGGCCAAACAGGACGAGTTCAA GCACATCGCCGTGTTTCCGGTGAAGCTGCGCATCCTCCCTCAGTTCATCTTCAACTCCAGAGATCCCATCGTGATGGGTGTGATTGTGGACGCCGGTGTCCTGCGGCAGGGCACGCCGCTCTGCGTCCCCAGCAAAGGG TTCGTGGACATCGGCGTGATCACCAGCATCGAGCTGAATCACAAATCCATCGAATGTGCCAAGAAGGGCCAGGAGGTCTGCGTGAAGATCGAGCCCATCCCCGGGGAGTCGCCTAAGATGTACGGCCGCCATTTTGAAGCCACCGACATCATCGTTAGCAAG ATCACGAGGGCGTCCATCGACGCTCTGAAGAACTGGTTCAGGGACGAGATGCAGAAATCTGACTGGCAGCTGATCATGGAGCTGAAGAAGACCTTTGAGATCATCTGA